A window of Natronobacterium texcoconense genomic DNA:
GCGGCCGGGTCGCCGTCCATCGAACCGAAGTTCCCCTGGCCGTCGACCAGCGGATACCGCATCGAGAAGTCCTGGGCCATCCGGACCAGCGTGTCGTAGATCGCGCTGTCGCCGTGCGGGTGGTAGTCACCCATCGTCTCTCCGACGATCGAGGACGACTTGCGGTGGCTGCTCCCGCTCGTAACACCCATCTCGTGCATCGCGTACAGGATGCGCCGATGGACGGGCTTGAGACCGTCTTCGACGCGGGGGAGCGCACGACCCGCGATGACGCTCATCGCATAGTCGATGTAGCTCTGTTCCATCTCGTCCTCGATTCGGACGTTCTCTACCGCTCGAGCCTCTACGTCTGTCGGATCGGGTACGTCTGAACTCATATCTTCATTGGGTTTCGTAGTCTGTGTGAATTAGCTGGCGAGCACTGCATCCGTGAGAGCGTCCGCTCTGCGGACGCTCGAGCGGGCCGACGACCGACCCGGAGCGCGGCTTGCCGCGCGGAGGGAAGGGAGGAGTGCTTTTCATCGAAGTTTTACCGAGGGCGCGGCTACGCCGCGCCCGCAGCGTAAAAGTTCGTTATATGTCGATCCACTCTGCCTCCGGCGCATTTTCCTTGATAAACTGTTTTCGCGGTTCGACGGCGTCGCCCATCAACACCGAGAACATCTTGTCCGCGGCGGCTGCGTCCTCGACAGTGATCTGCTTGAGGATGCGGTTCTCGGGATCCATCGTCGTATCCCAGAGCTGCTGGGGGTTCATCTCGCCAAGTCCCTTGAATCGCTGGACCTGCGTCGGATTACCGTCGCATTTCTCCGCGACGATCTCGTCGCGTTCGGCGTCGGTCATCGCGTCGTAGGTCTCGCCGCGATACCGGATGCGGTAGAGTGGCGGCTGGGTCGCGTAGACGTAGCCACCCTCGAGCAGCGGCCGCATGTGTCGGTAGAAGAACGTCAACATGAGTGTCCGGATGTGGGCGCCGTCGACGTCGGCGTCGGTCGCCATGATGATCTTCTTGTACCGGACGTCCTCGACGTCGAACTCGTCACCGATCCCCGCGCCGATCGCGGTGATCATGTTCCGGATCTCGTCGTTCTCGAGGACACGGTCGAGACGGTGTTTCTCGACGTTCAGAATCTTCCCCTTGATGGGAAGAACGGCCTGGAACTCTGGATTTCGGGCCTGTTTTGCACTGCCACCTGCGGAGTCACCCTCCGCGATGAACAGTTCGGCTTCCTCGGGGTCTTTGGTCTGACAGTCCGCGAGTTTGCCGGGCAGCGAGGTCGAATCGAGTGCGGATTTTCGCCGGGTCAGCTCTTCGGCTTTCTGGGCGGCCTTGCGTGCCTTTGCAGCCTCGACTGCCTTGGTGATGATCGCCTCTGCAGTGTCGGGGTTTTCCTCGAAGTAGGTGCCAAGACCCTCGTGCATGGCGCTCTCGACGATACCCCGGACCTCGCTGTTGCCGAGTTTCGTCTTCGTCTGCCCTTCGAACTGCGGATCGGGGTGTTTGATCGAGACGACGGCCGTCAGTCCCTCACGGATGTCCTCACCCTTGAGGTTCTCGTCGAGATCCGAGAGCAGGCTGTTTTCGTTTGCGTAGTCGTTGACCACGCGGGTCAGCGCAGTCTTGAATCCGGTGAGGTGGGTGCCGCCCTCGCGGGTGTTGATGTTGTTCGCGAAGGCGTGGATCGACCCCTGCAGTTCCTCGGTGGCCTGCATCGCGACCTCGACCTGGATGTTTTGGTCTTCGTCCTCGAAGTAGATGACGTCCTCGTGCATCGCCGAGCGCGTCTCGTTCAGGTACTCGACGAACTCGCGGATGCCACCCTCGTACTCGTACGTTTCCTCGACGAGGTCGTCGTCCGCGTCGCCGGCCTCCTCGCGCTCGTCGCGCAGCGTGATCCGCACGCCGGAGTTGAGGAAGGCCAGTTCACGAAGCCGGTTCGAAAGCGTCGAGAACGAGAAGGAGTCGGCCTCGAAGATCCCGTCGTCGGGCCAGAACCGGATTTCGGTGCCGGCCTCCTCGTCGTCCTCTAAGTCGCGCACCCGTTCCATGTCGCCCATCGGCTCGCCCGCCTCGAACTCGTGACGGTAGACGCCGCCGTCGCGTTTGACCTCGGTCTCGAGGCGTTCGGAGAGGGCGTTGACGACCGAGACGCCGACGCCGTGGAGCCCACCGGAGACCTGGTAGGACTTGTTGTCGAACTTGCCGCCGGCGTGGAGAACCGTCAGAATGACCTCGAGTGCGGGTCGGTCGTACTCTTCGTGTGTATCGACGGGGATGCCACGGCCGTCGTCTGCGACGCTTACCGACTCGTCCTCGTGGATCGTGACGGTGATGTCGTCGCAGTGGCCGGCCAGTGCCTCGTCGATCGAGTTGTCCACCACTTCGTAGACGAGATGGTGGAGTCCTCGAGAATCGGTAGAGCCGATGTACATCGCCGGACGTTTTCGAACGGCTTCCAGGCCTTCCAAGACCTGGATCTGTCCAGCGCCGTACTCGCTTTCCTGGGACATGAGAAACCTGCTTTCGGGTAGTGGACGACGCCTAATAAAGCTTCACGTACGCGCGCGAGCGCGACGCGTGAGTGCCGGCGTAGTTATCAGTTCTCATCCATGCTCCTGCAAGGCGCTTACGGTCCCGTTCCGGCCTGCAACCTCGGGCACCAGACTCTCACTCGAGCGTGGCCGACCACTGCACGAGAGCATATGACGAGACCAGACTGGGACGCGGACGAACACGATCCGGACGCGAAACACGACGAACGCGGCCACAGGAGCGACGACCGGACGGATCGAGACGTTATCGAGTACAGGCCCAACAGGGAGCAACGAGGGACCTGGCTCTCCGCGTTGCTCGCGGTGTTCGGGTTCGCGACGATCGGCGGCGTACTCGTCCTCGAGTTTGCGGCCAGTCACGTCTGGAACGGCGTGCTGGTCGGCTCCGTACTCCTCGTCGTCGGTGCGTACAACCTCTATCGCCGTCGAAGCGAAGAGATCGGGAGCGTCGGTGCTGCCACGCTCGCTACGATCGCTGGCCTGTGGCTGGCGACGTCGCCGTTCCTGTTCGGGCCCGAGTCCGGCGAGGGTGTGGTCGCCGTGGGGACCACCGCCGGTCTCTGGTTTCTCGTGATCGTCGGAGTCGCCACGTTCGCGATCGGGGGCGTCAGCGCTGCCGTCGCTCGCAAGCGGCGGCGAGACGCCGACGCACGACCCACTGCAGTCTACGATCGACGCGGTCAGTAGTTAGTTCGACTTACTTAATCATTCCGGGTATTATGTTCGGTTTATAATTCACGGTCGCATTAACTACCCGTAGTGGTACCCTCGAGTAGAGGAGATTCAACGATGGCAACCAAACGACAACCCGTCGAACGAACGCTCGAGTCGAACATCGCCGGGCGCGACGTCTCGTTCAACTACTCGGAAACGTGGCTGGCGTATTCGATTCTCGGACTGCGACTCGTGATGGCCTGGGTGTTCCTCCAGGCTGGAATCGAGAAGTTGGCCGATGGCGGCATCGGGGATCCGCTCGCGTGGTCTTCCGCCGGCTTCCTGAACAACGCCGTCGCGGAGGCCAACCCGCTGCACGGCCTGTTCGCCTGGTTCGGTAGCAACGCCGCACTCGTCGATCCGATGGTGATCTTCGGCCAGATCCTCATCGGACTGGCGCTGCTGTTCGGGGTTTTCTTCCGATTCGCCGCACTAATGGGCGCGTTCCAGATGCTGTTCTTCTGGACTGCCGCCTGGCAGGGTGGACTGATGGCCGGTTTCCCGGTCGAGAACGGCTACTTCATCGACAGTTCGTTCGTCTACATGCTGTTGCTGTTCGGCCTCGCCGCGTGGG
This region includes:
- the gyrB gene encoding DNA topoisomerase (ATP-hydrolyzing) subunit B, coding for MSQESEYGAGQIQVLEGLEAVRKRPAMYIGSTDSRGLHHLVYEVVDNSIDEALAGHCDDITVTIHEDESVSVADDGRGIPVDTHEEYDRPALEVILTVLHAGGKFDNKSYQVSGGLHGVGVSVVNALSERLETEVKRDGGVYRHEFEAGEPMGDMERVRDLEDDEEAGTEIRFWPDDGIFEADSFSFSTLSNRLRELAFLNSGVRITLRDEREEAGDADDDLVEETYEYEGGIREFVEYLNETRSAMHEDVIYFEDEDQNIQVEVAMQATEELQGSIHAFANNINTREGGTHLTGFKTALTRVVNDYANENSLLSDLDENLKGEDIREGLTAVVSIKHPDPQFEGQTKTKLGNSEVRGIVESAMHEGLGTYFEENPDTAEAIITKAVEAAKARKAAQKAEELTRRKSALDSTSLPGKLADCQTKDPEEAELFIAEGDSAGGSAKQARNPEFQAVLPIKGKILNVEKHRLDRVLENDEIRNMITAIGAGIGDEFDVEDVRYKKIIMATDADVDGAHIRTLMLTFFYRHMRPLLEGGYVYATQPPLYRIRYRGETYDAMTDAERDEIVAEKCDGNPTQVQRFKGLGEMNPQQLWDTTMDPENRILKQITVEDAAAADKMFSVLMGDAVEPRKQFIKENAPEAEWIDI
- a CDS encoding DoxX family protein, whose product is MATKRQPVERTLESNIAGRDVSFNYSETWLAYSILGLRLVMAWVFLQAGIEKLADGGIGDPLAWSSAGFLNNAVAEANPLHGLFAWFGSNAALVDPMVIFGQILIGLALLFGVFFRFAALMGAFQMLFFWTAAWQGGLMAGFPVENGYFIDSSFVYMLLLFGLAAWGAGRIVGLDATLEETSIVEQNPWLRYLLG